In Brevibacillus brevis, a genomic segment contains:
- a CDS encoding 5-oxoprolinase subunit PxpA → MKHVDINCDMGESFGAYRLGNDEEILSYISSANIACGFHAGDPATMRKTVRMALEKGVAIGAHPGLPDLVGFGRRNMDIDPQEAYDIVVYQVGALQAFVKAEGGSMQHVKPHGALYNMAATRPALAEAIAEAIYKVNPSLILYGLAGSELTRAGARIGLRTAHEVFADRTYQEDGTLTPRSQPDAMITEQSQSLAQVIRMVTEGRVLSLQGVDVPIQADTVCIHGDGAHALEFARSIHAAFEGAGIVPRSFI, encoded by the coding sequence ATGAAACACGTAGACATCAATTGCGACATGGGAGAGAGCTTTGGCGCCTACCGATTGGGAAATGACGAAGAGATTCTCTCGTACATCAGCTCTGCGAATATCGCATGCGGCTTTCACGCGGGAGATCCGGCTACGATGAGAAAAACCGTGCGCATGGCGCTGGAAAAGGGAGTAGCCATCGGCGCTCATCCCGGCCTGCCTGATCTCGTCGGTTTTGGCAGAAGAAACATGGACATTGACCCGCAGGAAGCGTATGACATCGTCGTCTATCAAGTCGGGGCCCTGCAGGCGTTCGTTAAGGCGGAGGGAGGCTCGATGCAGCATGTGAAGCCCCATGGAGCGCTGTACAACATGGCGGCGACACGCCCGGCGCTGGCAGAAGCCATCGCCGAAGCCATTTACAAGGTGAACCCGTCGCTCATCCTGTACGGCCTGGCCGGCAGCGAGCTGACCAGAGCGGGAGCGCGGATCGGACTCCGAACCGCTCACGAAGTATTTGCTGACCGAACGTATCAAGAGGATGGCACGCTTACCCCGCGCAGCCAGCCGGATGCGATGATTACGGAACAATCCCAGTCGCTGGCTCAGGTCATCCGGATGGTGACGGAAGGCCGTGTCCTCTCCCTCCAAGGTGTGGACGTGCCGATTCAGGCCGACACGGTTTGCATCCACGGCGATGGGGCTCATGCCCTTGAATTTGCCCGCAGCATTCATGCGGCGTTTGAGGGAGCAGGGATCGTGCCGCGGTCATTTATCTAG
- a CDS encoding aminopeptidase, translated as MDFETMIDRYAQLAVKVGVNVQPMQTLVVTAPISAAAFVRKVAKVAYEVGAKHVQIEWTDDELTRMKYELAPDEAFREYPLWKAKGMEELAENGAAFLQISASNPDLLKGIDPERIANFNRAAGQALNRYRSYAMADKISWSVIAVPSPEWAAVVFPDLPVDKRESALWEAIFRATRVDTADPVKAWHDHHAALNQKVDALNAKQYRFLHYSAPGTDLTIELPPRHVWIGGGSVNQKGVSFMANMPTEEVFTAPLKTGVNGTVRSTKPLSYQGNLIEGFTLTFERGRIVSAQAEKGQSALEKLIETDEGSHYLGEVALVPHFSPISQSNIIFYNTLFDENASNHLAIGNPYPVNIENGADMSKEELEEYGLNSSLTHVDFMIGSAEMDIDGETADGKREPIFRSGNWVD; from the coding sequence ATGGATTTTGAGACCATGATCGATCGATATGCACAGCTTGCCGTAAAAGTAGGCGTCAATGTACAGCCTATGCAGACGCTGGTAGTGACTGCCCCGATTTCCGCAGCCGCTTTTGTACGGAAGGTAGCGAAAGTCGCCTATGAAGTCGGCGCCAAACACGTGCAGATCGAATGGACGGACGATGAATTGACGAGAATGAAATACGAATTGGCCCCGGATGAGGCGTTTCGCGAGTATCCGCTATGGAAAGCGAAGGGGATGGAAGAACTGGCTGAAAACGGAGCCGCCTTCCTCCAAATCAGCGCATCAAATCCGGATCTTTTGAAAGGAATCGACCCTGAGCGCATCGCCAATTTCAACCGAGCTGCCGGACAGGCCTTGAACAGGTACCGGAGCTACGCCATGGCCGACAAGATCAGTTGGAGCGTCATCGCCGTGCCTTCCCCGGAATGGGCGGCGGTCGTGTTCCCCGACTTGCCTGTGGACAAACGGGAGAGTGCATTGTGGGAGGCTATTTTCCGCGCGACCCGCGTCGATACAGCGGATCCTGTAAAGGCATGGCACGATCATCACGCAGCGCTCAACCAAAAAGTGGATGCACTCAACGCGAAGCAGTACCGCTTCCTGCATTATTCAGCACCGGGAACTGACCTCACCATCGAGCTTCCTCCTCGCCATGTATGGATCGGCGGAGGCAGCGTCAATCAAAAGGGCGTTTCTTTCATGGCGAACATGCCGACGGAAGAAGTATTTACGGCTCCGCTAAAAACCGGCGTGAATGGTACCGTACGCAGTACCAAGCCATTGAGCTATCAAGGCAACCTGATCGAAGGCTTTACTTTGACTTTCGAGCGCGGACGGATCGTCTCCGCACAGGCGGAAAAAGGGCAGTCCGCCCTGGAAAAGCTCATCGAAACGGACGAAGGATCCCATTACCTGGGAGAAGTGGCACTCGTTCCTCACTTCTCTCCCATCTCGCAATCGAACATCATCTTCTACAACACCCTGTTTGATGAGAATGCCTCCAACCACCTGGCGATCGGCAACCCTTACCCGGTCAATATCGAGAACGGGGCGGACATGAGCAAGGAAGAGCTCGAGGAGTACGGGCTCAACAGCAGCCTTACCCACGTCGATTTCATGATCGGTTCTGCCGAAATGGACATCGACGGGGAAACGGCTGACGGGAAACGGGAACCGATATTCCGCAGCGGGAATTGGGTTGACTAA
- a CDS encoding ABC transporter substrate-binding protein: MKNYSRSVFFLVFILIILSTSAMAGCGKGAGSGRMLTISQTSEPGTADVQLTTEAYTIPLNIYDRLVEAKTVSPGKSELVPGLAESWEVSEDGLTYTFHLRKNVKFHNGEIFKADDVLFTFDRMLDPKTKALNTDFLDMIAGAKERMEGKADTVSGIKVVDDNTLQITLSEAFAPFIANLATPPGSIYNRKATTEAGDQFGLDPAKTVGTGPFKLTSWSLNDSIVMQANPDYFRGAPKFDGIVLKIVPDAETNRMLFETGKIDVLDLEDSASQIPQFRDNEKWKNQIVSGPIVGVYYYAFNENMEALGDVRVRKALQMAIDRQTLLDKLYYGEGKLVNGISPPGLLGYNPDLPQIEYNPEKAKALLTEAGYPNGFDMEIAQVTDSPSTLKMNEAVQAMLGKVGVRVKINQMDESTYFATRKEGKLASAHNNWSADYNDPDNFFYTFFSAKNAKVRSFNYTNKDVQDKLEKARTMVDQGERIKLYQELEKTIVQEDAAWIPLFALNHLFVVQPRVKNFHVSWNGWTSMNYYDIEIADGN, translated from the coding sequence ATGAAAAATTATTCTCGTTCGGTATTTTTTCTCGTTTTTATTCTGATTATTCTGTCTACATCGGCGATGGCCGGGTGTGGAAAAGGGGCAGGATCTGGTCGGATGCTGACGATCTCCCAGACAAGTGAACCCGGCACAGCGGACGTACAGTTGACGACGGAAGCCTATACGATCCCCCTGAACATCTACGATCGTCTGGTGGAAGCGAAAACGGTATCGCCCGGAAAATCGGAGCTGGTTCCCGGCTTGGCGGAAAGCTGGGAAGTCTCTGAGGATGGTCTTACGTACACCTTTCATCTCCGTAAAAACGTAAAATTCCACAACGGCGAGATCTTCAAGGCAGACGACGTCCTGTTTACATTTGACCGGATGCTGGATCCGAAAACGAAAGCGCTGAATACCGACTTCCTCGACATGATCGCAGGGGCAAAAGAACGCATGGAAGGAAAGGCGGACACCGTAAGCGGCATCAAGGTGGTGGACGACAACACGCTTCAAATCACCCTATCGGAAGCATTCGCGCCATTCATCGCCAACCTCGCTACCCCGCCAGGTTCGATCTACAATCGAAAGGCGACGACAGAAGCGGGCGATCAGTTCGGGCTCGATCCGGCAAAGACGGTCGGAACCGGTCCGTTCAAACTGACCTCCTGGTCGCTGAACGACAGCATCGTCATGCAAGCCAATCCGGATTACTTCCGGGGCGCGCCCAAGTTCGACGGGATCGTGCTCAAGATCGTGCCGGATGCCGAGACGAACCGGATGCTGTTTGAAACGGGCAAGATCGATGTTTTGGACCTCGAGGATTCAGCGTCGCAGATCCCGCAGTTCCGTGACAACGAGAAATGGAAAAACCAGATTGTCAGCGGCCCGATCGTCGGCGTGTATTACTACGCCTTTAACGAAAACATGGAAGCGCTCGGCGATGTGCGGGTGAGGAAAGCGCTGCAAATGGCCATTGACCGGCAGACGCTCCTGGACAAGCTGTACTACGGAGAAGGCAAGCTCGTGAACGGAATTTCGCCGCCAGGGCTTTTGGGGTACAATCCCGATCTTCCCCAAATCGAATACAATCCCGAAAAAGCAAAGGCATTGCTTACAGAGGCTGGTTACCCGAACGGATTCGATATGGAGATCGCGCAGGTGACGGATAGCCCGAGCACGCTGAAAATGAATGAAGCCGTACAAGCTATGCTCGGCAAAGTTGGCGTGCGGGTTAAAATCAACCAAATGGATGAGTCCACGTACTTTGCCACCCGGAAAGAAGGGAAGCTCGCTTCTGCCCACAACAACTGGTCGGCGGACTACAATGATCCCGACAACTTCTTTTACACGTTTTTCTCTGCGAAGAATGCGAAAGTGCGCTCCTTCAATTACACGAACAAGGATGTGCAGGACAAGCTGGAAAAGGCGCGAACCATGGTCGACCAGGGCGAGCGGATCAAACTGTACCAGGAGCTTGAAAAAACGATCGTACAGGAAGACGCGGCCTGGATTCCGCTGTTCGCATTGAATCACCTCTTCGTCGTGCAGCCGAGGGTGAAAAATTTTCACGTGTCCTGGAATGGCTGGACCTCCATGAACTACTACGATATCGAGATCGCAGACGGGAACTAA
- the cdaS gene encoding sporulation-specific diadenylate cyclase CdaS: MEQVNCDVSPLKAEMKEQLTAISSAIEQSMLVLENQNGCLLGEFEKIRSRFSHLETIAASFYLQCYLGPYTDKYADLSLAVQNLAARRQGALIVVEREDAVSSLLQAGIPIRAWMTHSLLESIFFPGSPLHDGAVVIRESQIISAANVLPLSHVSVGEQKLGTRHRAALGLSEQSDALVIVVSEETGKASFALHGHLYPIITH; this comes from the coding sequence ATGGAACAAGTGAACTGCGACGTATCACCGTTGAAAGCGGAGATGAAGGAGCAATTGACCGCCATCTCAAGCGCGATCGAACAGAGCATGCTCGTCCTGGAAAACCAAAACGGATGTCTACTCGGAGAGTTCGAGAAGATCCGATCCCGATTCAGTCATTTGGAGACGATCGCCGCTTCCTTTTATTTGCAGTGCTATTTGGGACCGTATACGGACAAATACGCCGACCTGTCTTTGGCTGTGCAAAATCTGGCCGCACGGAGGCAAGGCGCCCTGATCGTCGTGGAACGCGAGGATGCCGTAAGCAGTCTGCTGCAAGCTGGAATTCCGATACGGGCATGGATGACGCATTCCCTGTTGGAATCGATCTTTTTTCCGGGCAGCCCGCTGCATGACGGAGCGGTCGTGATCCGGGAATCCCAGATCATCTCTGCGGCAAATGTGCTGCCGCTGTCACATGTGTCTGTGGGGGAGCAAAAGCTGGGGACGCGGCACCGGGCTGCTTTGGGGCTTAGCGAGCAGTCCGACGCTTTGGTGATCGTCGTCTCCGAGGAAACGGGAAAGGCTTCCTTTGCTTTGCACGGCCACCTGTACCCGATCATCACGCATTGA
- a CDS encoding Lin0512 family protein: MEKVMFIEIGMGIDLHGQNVTKAAVRAVQNAIHHNSMPGLRMVLPGNDIHNMKVHVRLAVPADRDKLDLDTVRAELPYGEVSFEVVDGGMLTSSGVVLAEKEDKNDLAYVVIASVEVGY, encoded by the coding sequence ATGGAAAAAGTCATGTTCATAGAAATCGGCATGGGGATCGACCTGCATGGGCAAAACGTCACAAAAGCGGCTGTCCGCGCTGTACAAAATGCCATTCACCACAACTCGATGCCGGGCCTTCGCATGGTTTTGCCAGGCAACGACATCCACAACATGAAGGTCCACGTCCGCCTGGCCGTACCTGCCGATCGGGACAAGCTCGACCTGGACACCGTACGGGCGGAATTGCCTTATGGAGAAGTCTCTTTCGAGGTGGTTGACGGCGGCATGCTCACCAGCAGCGGAGTCGTCCTCGCGGAAAAGGAAGATAAAAACGATCTCGCGTACGTCGTCATTGCTTCGGTTGAAGTGGGATATTAA
- a CDS encoding MGMT family protein: MKPFTQRVVAIIAGIPPGQVMTYGQIAALAGSPRGARQVVRILHSMSKKYKLPWHRVINGKGKIALPEEESFTVQKMFLEAEGVAVSEAGEVDLAVYQYNVERTLEEHVFVDPQDGE, translated from the coding sequence ATGAAACCATTTACACAACGGGTCGTCGCCATCATTGCGGGGATCCCCCCGGGGCAGGTCATGACCTACGGGCAAATCGCAGCGCTGGCCGGTAGCCCGAGGGGGGCCAGACAAGTGGTGCGCATCCTGCATTCGATGAGCAAAAAATACAAGCTTCCGTGGCATCGGGTGATCAACGGGAAGGGGAAGATTGCCTTGCCCGAGGAAGAGTCGTTTACGGTGCAAAAAATGTTCCTGGAAGCGGAGGGCGTGGCCGTCAGTGAAGCGGGAGAGGTGGATCTGGCGGTGTATCAATACAATGTGGAGCGGACGCTGGAGGAGCACGTATTTGTCGATCCACAAGATGGCGAGTGA
- the pepF gene encoding oligoendopeptidase F yields the protein MKARQTRDQVAAEQTWNLNDLFPSQEAWENELGELVDQLPLLTAFRGTLHTGAENLLACLEARDALVVRAQLVATYASLRTSENGTNPQNQANSARVGDAISALNAALSFIPSEILALPEGTIERYLQEEHGLEVFRKNLEDLLETKPHRLTAETESALASLGEVFSAPYTIYQRGKLSDMSFEPVLNGAGELLPVSFALFETDYEMSADTQLRRAAYESFSRTLASYQNSFAAVYATEVKKQTVLSRLRGYESVTQMLLQPQQVTLDMYHNILDIIGTELAPHMRRYARLKAKELGLEKLRFCDLKAPLDPEFSPPITIEEAGATIKSALSVMGSEYAQIMETALENRWIDYVDNVGKSTGAFCSTPYSNHSYILITWSGNMRSAFTLAHELGHAGHFMLAGQNQAYANYRPSMYFIEAPSTLNELLLAQHIVERSDDPRLKRWVILQLLNTYYHNFVTHQLEAQLQRNVYEAAQADVPITAKKLSEWKGQVLADFWGDAVELDEAASLTWMRQPHYYMGLYPYTYAAGLTASTAVAAKIREEGQPAVDRWLDVLKAGGTKKPLELMKMAGIDMADPQPIREAVAYVGSLVAELEQLFDASEQ from the coding sequence GTGAAAGCGAGACAGACACGCGATCAGGTAGCGGCGGAACAAACCTGGAATCTGAATGACTTATTTCCGAGCCAGGAAGCTTGGGAGAACGAACTGGGGGAATTGGTGGACCAGCTGCCGCTTCTCACCGCTTTTCGAGGGACCCTGCATACCGGCGCCGAAAATTTGCTGGCGTGCCTGGAGGCCAGGGACGCACTTGTCGTACGGGCGCAGCTGGTGGCGACTTATGCCAGCCTGCGCACCTCAGAAAACGGGACGAATCCGCAAAATCAGGCAAATTCTGCGCGAGTCGGCGATGCCATCTCGGCTCTGAACGCCGCCTTGTCCTTTATCCCGTCGGAAATACTGGCTCTTCCAGAGGGGACCATTGAGCGCTACTTGCAGGAGGAGCACGGCCTGGAGGTGTTCCGCAAGAATCTGGAGGATTTGCTGGAGACGAAACCGCACCGACTCACCGCTGAAACGGAATCCGCCCTCGCTTCGCTGGGAGAGGTATTCTCCGCTCCTTACACCATTTATCAGCGCGGCAAGCTGTCGGACATGTCCTTCGAACCGGTTTTGAATGGAGCGGGCGAATTGCTACCGGTATCGTTCGCGTTGTTTGAGACGGATTACGAGATGTCAGCCGATACCCAGCTGCGCCGCGCCGCCTACGAATCCTTTTCCCGTACGCTTGCGTCATACCAGAACTCCTTTGCGGCGGTGTACGCGACGGAAGTAAAAAAACAGACGGTGCTGTCCAGACTGCGCGGCTATGAGTCCGTCACACAGATGCTGCTGCAACCGCAGCAAGTAACGCTTGACATGTACCACAACATCTTGGATATCATCGGTACCGAGCTCGCGCCTCACATGCGGCGTTACGCCCGACTGAAAGCAAAGGAGCTGGGCCTTGAAAAACTGCGTTTCTGCGATTTGAAAGCACCGCTGGATCCTGAATTCAGCCCACCCATCACCATCGAGGAAGCGGGAGCGACCATCAAATCGGCGCTTTCCGTCATGGGCAGCGAGTACGCGCAAATCATGGAGACGGCGCTGGAAAACCGCTGGATCGACTATGTAGACAACGTCGGAAAATCAACCGGCGCTTTCTGCTCGACTCCGTACAGCAATCACTCCTATATCTTGATTACGTGGTCGGGAAATATGAGAAGTGCATTTACGCTGGCGCACGAGCTCGGGCATGCCGGGCATTTCATGCTGGCAGGGCAGAACCAGGCGTATGCCAACTACCGCCCGTCGATGTATTTCATCGAAGCGCCATCGACGCTCAATGAGCTTCTTCTGGCCCAACACATCGTGGAACGATCAGACGATCCGCGACTCAAGCGCTGGGTCATTCTCCAGCTTCTGAACACGTATTATCACAACTTTGTCACCCATCAGCTCGAAGCGCAGCTGCAGCGTAACGTATACGAAGCCGCACAGGCGGATGTGCCGATCACAGCGAAAAAACTGTCCGAGTGGAAAGGGCAAGTGCTCGCCGACTTCTGGGGAGATGCCGTCGAACTGGATGAGGCCGCGAGTCTGACGTGGATGCGCCAGCCGCATTACTACATGGGCCTGTATCCGTACACGTACGCGGCGGGGCTCACCGCTTCGACGGCCGTGGCGGCGAAGATCCGTGAAGAAGGACAGCCGGCTGTAGACCGCTGGCTGGATGTTTTGAAGGCGGGGGGAACCAAAAAACCGCTGGAGCTCATGAAGATGGCCGGCATCGACATGGCTGATCCGCAGCCCATTCGGGAAGCTGTGGCGTATGTCGGCAGTCTGGTGGCCGAGCTGGAGCAGTTGTTTGACGCAAGCGAGCAGTAA
- a CDS encoding ABC transporter permease, with the protein MGYYIAKRLLVSVPVILGISLITFLLLNVIPGDPIALMMKEHISPDVVERVRAQMHLDDPAYLRFFRFIWDALHGDFGISYKLNRSVTTLLMDAFPNTLLLAVSGALVSWIIGIPAGVLSAVKKRSLLDNSIMGFSLLGVSIPVFWAGLLFQYIFAMMLGVLPVSGFSGPEYVIMPAIVLGWSSAGTIARLTRSSLLEVMRNDYIRTARAKGNVELQVIVQHALKNAMLPVVTVMALQVAGLLSGAVITESVFGIPGIGRLAVNAIQNRDMPLLQGTVMFTTVLVIVGNLVADVMYSLIDPRIKYD; encoded by the coding sequence ATGGGTTATTACATTGCCAAACGACTGCTTGTCTCCGTTCCCGTCATTTTGGGGATCTCGTTGATTACGTTTCTGCTGCTGAATGTAATCCCCGGTGATCCCATCGCACTCATGATGAAAGAACACATCAGTCCGGATGTGGTGGAAAGAGTGCGGGCGCAAATGCACCTCGACGATCCGGCCTACCTTCGCTTTTTTCGGTTCATCTGGGATGCGCTGCATGGAGATTTCGGCATCTCGTACAAATTGAACCGCTCGGTGACCACGTTGTTGATGGATGCCTTCCCGAATACATTGCTGCTAGCCGTCTCCGGGGCGTTGGTATCGTGGATCATCGGCATACCGGCAGGAGTCCTGTCTGCAGTCAAAAAGCGCTCCCTCCTCGACAATTCCATCATGGGCTTCTCGCTGCTGGGCGTATCCATACCGGTTTTTTGGGCAGGCCTTCTTTTCCAATATATTTTTGCCATGATGCTCGGGGTCCTGCCGGTATCCGGTTTCAGTGGACCGGAATACGTGATCATGCCCGCCATCGTTTTGGGCTGGAGCTCCGCAGGAACCATCGCCCGGCTGACGAGGTCGAGCTTGCTGGAAGTCATGCGCAACGACTACATACGGACGGCGAGGGCAAAGGGCAATGTCGAGCTCCAGGTAATCGTCCAACATGCCTTGAAAAACGCGATGCTCCCTGTCGTTACGGTCATGGCGCTGCAAGTAGCCGGTCTGCTGTCAGGGGCTGTGATCACGGAGAGCGTTTTCGGGATACCGGGTATCGGAAGGCTCGCCGTGAACGCTATCCAAAACAGAGATATGCCGCTCCTCCAAGGAACCGTCATGTTTACGACCGTTTTGGTCATCGTGGGAAACCTCGTTGCAGACGTGATGTATTCCCTGATCGATCCACGGATCAAATATGACTGA
- the pxpB gene encoding 5-oxoprolinase subunit PxpB yields MQYHEFFPLGDSGVVVKLGTTIDQHTHESVKKLSVCLQEEPFPGMVEIVPGFTTVSIYYDPLALYDPKSEQTPYEKVVGLLGEIISRTQKGKAREPRLVEIPVCYGGEYGPDLEEVARHNGLAPDEVVRIHSEQKYLVYMIGFAPGFPYLGGLDERIATPRRTAPRTAIPKGSVGIGGSQTGIYPIVSPGGWNIIGRTAVPLFRPEQQPPSLLRAGDFVRFLPVSPEEYDARREMAP; encoded by the coding sequence TTGCAATACCATGAGTTCTTTCCTTTGGGGGATTCGGGTGTGGTCGTCAAACTGGGTACAACCATCGACCAGCATACCCACGAATCCGTAAAAAAGCTCTCCGTTTGCTTGCAGGAGGAGCCCTTTCCCGGAATGGTCGAGATCGTACCGGGCTTTACCACCGTCTCCATCTATTACGATCCCCTTGCCCTATACGACCCGAAAAGCGAACAGACTCCTTATGAGAAGGTCGTCGGATTGCTGGGCGAAATCATCTCCCGCACGCAAAAGGGGAAGGCGCGGGAGCCGAGACTTGTGGAAATACCGGTATGCTACGGTGGAGAATACGGACCGGATCTGGAAGAGGTAGCCAGGCACAATGGGCTCGCACCTGACGAGGTCGTCCGCATCCATTCGGAGCAAAAGTACTTGGTGTACATGATCGGATTCGCGCCGGGGTTTCCCTATTTGGGCGGTCTGGACGAAAGAATCGCGACGCCGCGCCGAACGGCTCCCCGTACGGCCATCCCCAAAGGAAGCGTAGGAATCGGCGGCTCGCAAACCGGGATCTATCCCATCGTGAGCCCAGGCGGCTGGAATATCATCGGACGAACAGCCGTGCCGTTATTTCGCCCAGAGCAGCAGCCGCCGAGTCTGCTGCGTGCAGGAGATTTCGTACGTTTTCTCCCTGTATCGCCGGAAGAGTATGACGCACGAAGGGAGATGGCTCCATGA
- the pcp gene encoding pyroglutamyl-peptidase I: MKTILVTGFDPFGGEPINPAWESVKRLSEGSYENYKVEVRQMPTVFDKSLECLYAAIDETRPDLVICVGQAGGRPDITVERVAINVNDARIPDNEGNQPIDTPIVEGGPTAYWSTLPIKAIVKELRDQGVPASVSQTAGTFVCNHLFYGLMHVLALKYPETRGGFIHIPYLPQQAARLAGQPSMAVETIEKGLRIAIETALSHENDIVAVGGQIS, from the coding sequence ATGAAGACGATACTCGTAACCGGATTTGACCCGTTCGGCGGGGAGCCGATCAATCCCGCCTGGGAATCGGTAAAGCGTCTCTCGGAAGGATCATACGAAAACTATAAAGTGGAAGTACGGCAAATGCCTACCGTCTTTGACAAATCACTGGAATGCCTGTATGCGGCGATCGACGAGACGAGGCCAGACCTCGTGATTTGCGTCGGACAGGCGGGCGGCCGGCCGGACATTACCGTAGAGCGCGTGGCCATCAACGTGAACGATGCCCGCATTCCCGACAACGAAGGAAACCAGCCGATCGATACTCCGATCGTGGAGGGAGGGCCAACCGCATACTGGTCGACGCTGCCGATCAAAGCGATCGTCAAGGAATTGCGCGATCAGGGGGTACCTGCTTCGGTCTCGCAAACAGCCGGAACATTTGTATGCAACCACCTTTTCTATGGTTTGATGCATGTGCTGGCTTTGAAGTATCCCGAAACCCGAGGCGGATTTATCCACATCCCATACCTGCCGCAGCAGGCAGCTAGGTTGGCAGGCCAGCCGAGCATGGCGGTAGAGACGATTGAAAAGGGTCTGCGGATTGCGATAGAAACGGCTCTCTCCCACGAGAATGATATCGTGGCAGTCGGTGGACAAATCAGTTAA
- a CDS encoding biotin-dependent carboxyltransferase family protein — protein sequence MSMEVIQPGVCTTVQDLGRYGFQQHGVIVGGAMDPLAMRVANMLVGNRQRDAVLELTLKGPSLLLQKDLLLAVCGGDFAPTVDGKRIAPNRPVWVKRGSTLQFSHAKQGCRAYLAVAGGFDVPMLMDSRSTNFRSGFGGFEGRMLQAKDVLSTRPPGEYSRHLACNYADAAGENAFSQADWHVPRSLFPYIAEPVVRVIRGEQYSGFSTESRERFWKEPFRVTPQSDRMGYRLDGPPLTLSSPLEMTSEAVTAGTIQVPPSGQPIVLLADRQTIGGYPKIGYVATVDLPIFAQLKPGDVVRFREVSVGEAQHALYARERELKQLQVAMELTTGWR from the coding sequence ATGAGCATGGAAGTGATTCAGCCAGGGGTCTGCACCACCGTCCAGGATCTGGGGAGATACGGATTTCAACAGCACGGGGTCATTGTCGGGGGCGCAATGGATCCACTGGCCATGCGCGTGGCGAATATGCTGGTGGGCAACCGGCAAAGGGATGCGGTGCTGGAGCTGACGCTGAAAGGGCCGAGCCTGCTTTTACAAAAGGATTTGCTCCTTGCAGTTTGCGGGGGAGATTTCGCACCCACTGTTGACGGCAAGCGGATCGCACCCAATCGCCCCGTATGGGTGAAACGCGGCAGCACCTTGCAATTTTCCCACGCCAAACAAGGCTGCCGAGCCTACTTGGCGGTCGCGGGCGGCTTCGATGTACCGATGCTCATGGACAGCCGCAGTACGAATTTCCGAAGCGGATTTGGCGGCTTCGAGGGGAGAATGCTGCAAGCCAAGGATGTGCTGTCGACGAGGCCGCCCGGGGAGTACAGCCGCCATCTTGCTTGCAATTACGCAGACGCGGCGGGCGAAAACGCATTTTCCCAGGCAGACTGGCATGTTCCCAGATCGCTGTTTCCGTACATAGCGGAACCGGTTGTGCGGGTCATTCGCGGGGAGCAGTACAGCGGCTTCTCGACCGAGAGCCGGGAACGCTTTTGGAAGGAGCCGTTTCGCGTCACTCCCCAGTCCGATCGCATGGGTTATCGTCTCGACGGCCCCCCACTGACCCTCTCCTCGCCGTTGGAGATGACGAGCGAAGCGGTGACCGCAGGCACAATCCAGGTGCCGCCGAGTGGTCAACCGATCGTCCTGCTGGCAGACCGTCAGACGATCGGCGGGTATCCCAAAATCGGGTATGTAGCCACGGTAGATTTGCCGATTTTTGCCCAGCTGAAACCAGGAGACGTGGTACGGTTCCGTGAGGTTTCTGTCGGGGAGGCGCAGCACGCTCTCTATGCAAGAGAACGTGAGCTAAAACAGCTGCAGGTGGCGATGGAACTCACCACAGGATGGAGGTAA